Proteins co-encoded in one Montipora capricornis isolate CH-2021 chromosome 12, ASM3666992v2, whole genome shotgun sequence genomic window:
- the LOC138025905 gene encoding putative nuclease HARBI1, whose amino-acid sequence MDFDNRRRLARIVTETCAAISRRLNVFLTDRSQVRGRAAWKIPRIQNVLEHEFLHFSDRKWLESYRISKDMFEQLMHDLHSLQRQVTRLRNPVPVKTIVAMLLKRIGKGLDYREIGDKFGIGTSTACMKVNEAMKLLVSSKMHIISKLQRGIDFQRIVNGFQRKWNFPQRLGAIDGTHIPIKAPLIHHSDYYNRKSFHSVILQGVCDSQCCFTDVFAGWPGRAYDSRVFGRSQIGKMITEGTLIPDDSNLSRVIDNHIIEPFLIGDPAYPLSKHLMKNYPGTNLTPEKEHFNYRLSRARIQIERAYGRLKGRWRCLLKALDCDLDKVVLHATSACILHNMCEERKECYLEEWNRLGEDEIGDLPRPDLLNDDDADDNANIIRNALVGYLYN is encoded by the coding sequence atggacttcgacaacaggCGACGATTAGCGCGGATTGTCACGGAAACTTGCGCTGCCATTTCAAGAAGATTGAATGTTTTCCTTACAGACAGAAGTCAAGTTAGAGGGAGAGCAGCTTGGAAAATCCCACGTATTCAGAATGTTTTGGAACACGAATTCCTTCACTTTTCTGATAGAAAATGGCTGGAAAGTTATCGGATCTCTAAAGATATGTTTGAACAGTTGATGCATGATTTGCACAGCCTTCAGCGACAAGTAACCAGACTGCGCAATCCTGTACCTGTAAAAACAATCGTAGCGATGCTGCTCAAACGCATAGGAAAAGGATTAGACTACAGAGAGATTGGAGACAAATTTGGAATTGGTACTTCTACGGCATGCATGAAAGTTAACGAAGCTATGAAGCTCCTGGTTAGTTCTAAGATGCACATCATAAGTAAACTACAGAGGGGTATAGATTTTCAACGAATCGTAAATGGTTTCCAAAGAAAGTGGAATTTTCCACAGCGTTTGGGTGCCATTGACGGTACCCATATACCCATAAAAGCCCCCCTCATCCACCATAGTGACTACTACAACAGGAAGAGTTTCCATTCTGTGATTCTACAAGGTGTCTGTGACAGTCAGTGCTGCTTCACTGATGTGTTTGCTGGCTGGCCTGGTCGAGCATATGATTCGAGGGTGTTTGGTCGCTCCCAGATAGGAAAGATGATAACAGAGGGAACACTGATACCCGATGATTCAAATTTGTCACGGGTTATTGATAACCACATCATTGAGCCATTTCTTATCGGCGATCCAGCTTACCCTCTTTCCAAGCATCTAATGAAGAATTATCCAGGCACTAATCTCACACCGGAAAAAGAGCATTTTAACTATAGACTCAGCCGTGCCCGCATACAGATCGAGAGAGCATATGGACGGCTTAAAGGGAGATGGAGATGTCTGCTTAAGGCGCTGGATTGCGACCTCGACAAGGTTGTACTTCATGCTACATCAGCCTGTATCCTGCACAACATGTGTGAAGAACGAAAGGAGTGCTACCTTGAAGAGTGGAACAGGCTGGGCGAAGATGAAATTGGTGACCTACCAAGACCTGATCTGTTAAATGATGATGACGCAGATGACAATGCTAATATAATTAGGAATGCCTTGGTAGGTTATTTGTACAACTAA